Proteins from a genomic interval of Antedon mediterranea chromosome 5, ecAntMedi1.1, whole genome shotgun sequence:
- the LOC140050089 gene encoding short transient receptor potential channel 4-like isoform X1 encodes MEAPEYPPEVDDEYRRSLWTDSDSEADTMPAYYRVDSSSDRIPLQIVRKETPLSTAEKQYLVAVERGDFGSVRHFLEEAEIYFNININCVDPLGRTALMISIQNENIEVTELLLRHNIHVGDALLHAIDEEVVEAVELILKQKPPSKKDTRICRLQTEGLESDFTADISPVMLAAHRNNYGILKLLLERGATIPKPHDVKCGCDDCISSIKHDGLRHSRSRLNIYRALASPSLIALSSEDPILTAFELSGELRRLSKLENEFKEDYEVLVEQCKTFATLLLDQTRGSQELAVILNRDADSPVGVEPLSRLKLAIKYKQKAFTAHPSCQQLLAEVWYRGLPGWRRQHWALKIMISCFIGLSYPMLCIMYMFFPCHKIGKLLRLPFLKFLCHSSAYLLFLVLLILASLDVGNGSSSTLHIRTDTRGPPPTDVEVLILVWIFGYIWAEVKELWNNGFMEYMSDWWNILDFMTNSLYMSVIGLRVTAYCLTQFKAKEYPTDCLREKWSAWDPTLISESMFAVANILSMLRLVYFFTANSHLGPLQISLGRMVEDIIKFMCLIVVALFSFSAGLNQLYLYYKTDGEMDGDGNLCFGIMCENQNNAFTKLFESLQALVWAVFGLVSLEVLRVKPNHYVTEFVGALMLGVYCITTIIVLVNLLIAMMNTSFQHIVEKTDENWKFARSRTWISYFDESGSLPPPFNIIPTPKTFYYILRWFKRQACTLTVKRNTEKDLKRIALKRKENEDNYQKVVRNLVKRYLKFMKRGQQQTGVSEDDLNEIKVDISAFRYEMLEILKSKGFSAPQDITKTSNASRTGHKPVKTLADSPWSSVSMVSSEDTIPDYIFGSGHRPKKAKRSPQHRDSLHKPLKVDPIQDEDYALPDFLKLKNVKNVIGAVNELKKATSMRRRLSEAALKSRIMPVDPIEEEETVESIPQPPTSTVPTIPSAKPQRKNGSNGMSLPVKPPTPPPKPTSLGKRVEPIGISENDEMETELDLTISDDTSAASWKREKTFANRADISLEAENLPEPPSLNPSPEAGGESQSTSGFGSHNNSFQSQDSVEEEEQDNKFMENDLNGDDLNMKQRKGAYPLLDIPKDGLGCPKVKWPPKRSSFLWGNTNKAQLADEQVTRYVYNGMTMQNSAL; translated from the exons ATGGAGGCACCGGAATATCCTCCCGAGGTGGACGATGAATACAGAAG gtcGTTATGGACAGACTCTGATTCAGAAGCAGACACAATGCCTGCGTATTACCGAGTGGATTCGAGCAGTGACCGGATTCCTTTGCAGATAGTGCGTAAGGAAACTCCGCTGTCAACTGCCGAGAAACAGTACCTGGTAGCTGTCGAACGTGGGGACTTTGGTAGTGTCCGACATTTTCTTGAGGAGGCTGAGATTTActttaatatcaatattaacTGCGTGGATCCATTAGGACGCACTGCGCTTAtgatttcaatacaaaatgaaaatattgaagTCACGGAATTATTATTACGTCACAATATCCATGTTGGTGACGCATTACTTCACGCTATTGATGAGGAGGTTGTAGAAGCTGTGGaacttattttaaaacaaaaaccacCATCTAAAAAAGACACACGG ATTTGTAGGCTCCAAACCGAAGGATTGGAATCGGATTTTACAGCCGATATCAGTCCCGTTATGTTAGCAGCCCATCGAAATAACTATGGAATCTTAAAATTACTTCTTGAAAGAGGAGCCACAATTCCTAAGCCGCACGATGTAAAATGTGGTTGTGATGACTGTATATCAAGCATTAAACACGACGGTTTGCGCCATTCCCGGTCTCGTTTAAATATCTACCGAGCTTTGGCTAGTCCATCGCTTATAGCACTCTCTAGTGAGGATCCTATACTAACCGCGTTTGAATTGAGCGGCGAATTGAGACGCCTTAGTAAACTGGAAAATGAATTCAAAGAGGATTACGAGGTACTTGtggaacaatgtaaaacatTTGCCACGTTATTATTAGACCAAACTAGGGGGTCTCAGGAACTGGCTGTCATTTTAAATCGAGATGCCGACTCACCAGTGGGAGTAGAACCCTTAAGTCGGTTAAAACTCgcaattaaatacaaacaaaaagcg tTTACGGCTCATCCAAGTTGCCAACAACTGCTTGCCGAGGTGTGGTACCGAGGGTTGCCTGGGTGGAGACGTCAACATTGGGCACTAAAAATAATGATTAGTTGTTTCATCGGACTATCCTATCCAAtgttatgtattatgtatatgttttTTCCGTGTCACAAGATAGGAAAGTTGCTTCGTCTTCCATTCTTGAAGTTCCTCTGTCACAGTTCCGCGTACCTTCTCTTCCTTGTTTTACTCATTCTTGCGTCACTAGACGTTGGTAATGGCTCAAGCAGCACGTTACATATACGCACTGACACCAGAGGGCCTCCTCCAACCGACGTGGAGGTTTTAATTCTAGTGTGGATATTTG GTTACATTTGGGCGGAAGTTAAGGAATTATGGAACAATGGTTTTATGGAATATATGAGTGATTGGTGGAACATACTGGACTTTATGACCAATTCATTGTACATGAGTGTCATAGGATTGCGGGTCACCGCCTATTGTCTG ACGCAATTTAAGGCGAAAGAATATCCAACCGACTGTTTAAGAGAAAAGTGGAGTGCATGGGATCCAACGTTGATATCTGAATCAATGTTTGCAGTAGCGAATATATTAAG TATGCTTCGGTTGGTGTACTTTTTCACCGCTAATTCACACTTGGGACCTTTGCAAATATCACTTGGAAGAATGGTAGAGGATATCATTAAGTTTATGTGTTTGATAGTAGTAGCACTGTTTTCGTTCTCTGCCGGGTTAAATCAGCTTTACTTGTACTATAAAACCGACGGTGAGATGGACGGTGACGGTAATCTTTGCTTTGGAATTATGTGTGAAAATCAGAATAATGCATTTACAAA ACTCTTCGAATCTCTGCAAGCCCTAGTATGGGCTGTGTTTGGTCTTGTAAGTTTGGAAGTACTGCGGGTAAAACCAAATCATTACGTCACAGAGTTTGTGGGAGCGTTGATGTTGGGGGTATACTGCATTACAACAATAATCGTGTTGGTTAACCTTCTCATCGCAATGATGAACACATCATTCCAGCATATCGTG GAGAAAACTGACGAAAACTGGAAATTTGCAAGGTCAAGAACATGGATCAGTTATTTCGACGAGAGTGGAAGCCTGCCCCCACCGTTCAACATTATTCCAACGCCAAAAACTTTTTACTATATACTGCGATGGTTTAAGCGACAAGCATGTACACTTACTGTTAAACGTAACACTGAGAAAGATTTGAAA AGGATTGCATTGAAAAGAAAAGAGAATGAAGATAACTATCAG aaAGTTGTACGAAATCTTGTGAAGCGGTATTTGAAATTCATGAAACGAGGACAGCAACAGACCGGTGTCAGTGAAGATGACTTAAACGAGATTAAAGTGGACATCTCAGCTTTCCGTTACGAAATGCTTGAAATTCTAAAAAGTAAAGGCTTTAGTGCTCCACAAGACATTACCAAGACGTCGAACGCTTCTCGCACTGGACACAAACCCGTCAAAACTCTAGCAGATAGTCCGTGGTCATCGGTATCAATGGTGTCATCAGAGGACACTATACCGGACTATATTTTTGGATCTGGACATCGACCCAAGAAAGCTAAACGCAGCCCGCAACACCGAGATAGTTTACACAAACCGTTGAAAGTAGATCCGATTCAAGACGAAGATTATGCTTTACCAGACTTTTTAAAGCTTAAAAATGTTAAGAATGTTATAGGAGCGGTGAATGAATTAAAGAAAGCTACTTCTATGAGAAGACGATTAAGTGAAGCTGCTTTAAAATCAAGAATTATGCCAGTAGATCCGATAGAAGAGGAGGAAACGGTAGAATCTATACCACAACCACCGACATCGACAGTACCTACGATACCGTCAGCAAAACCACAAAGGAAAAACGGATCCAATGGAATGTCACTTCCTGTTAAACCACCGACTCCTCCTCCGAAGCCTACGTCTTTAGGTAAACGGGTTGAGCCCATTGGAATAAGCGAAAATGACGAGATGGAAACAGAGTTAGACCTAACTATATCGGACGACACATCTGCAGCGTCTTGGAAGAGAGAAAAGACTTTTGCCAACCGAGCTGATATATCCCTTGAAGCGGAAAACCTACCAGAACCACCAAGTCTGAATCCGTCCCCAGAGGCGGGAGGTGAGTCCCAGAGTACGTCTGGATTTGGGTCTCATAACAATAGTTTTCAATCGCAAGATTCCGTCGAGGAAGAGGAACAGGATAACAAGTTTATGGAGAATGATTTGAATGGTGACGATCTAAATATGAAGCAACGTAAGGGTGCATACCCTCTTTTAGATATTCCAAAAGATGGCCTAGGATGCCCCAAAGTTAAATGGCCTCCTAAACGATCGTCTTTTCTATGGGGTAACACAAATAAAGCGCAATTGGCGGACGAGCAGGTTACGCGTTATGTGTATAATGGTATGACCATGCAGAATTCCGCCCTTTGA
- the LOC140050089 gene encoding short transient receptor potential channel 4-like isoform X3, which yields MEAPEYPPEVDDEYRRSLWTDSDSEADTMPAYYRVDSSSDRIPLQIVRKETPLSTAEKQYLVAVERGDFGSVRHFLEEAEIYFNININCVDPLGRTALMISIQNENIEVTELLLRHNIHVGDALLHAIDEEVVEAVELILKQKPPSKKDTRICRLQTEGLESDFTADISPVMLAAHRNNYGILKLLLERGATIPKPHDVKCGCDDCISSIKHDGLRHSRSRLNIYRALASPSLIALSSEDPILTAFELSGELRRLSKLENEFKEDYEVLVEQCKTFATLLLDQTRGSQELAVILNRDADSPVGVEPLSRLKLAIKYKQKAFTAHPSCQQLLAEVWYRGLPGWRRQHWALKIMISCFIGLSYPMLCIMYMFFPCHKIGKLLRLPFLKFLCHSSAYLLFLVLLILASLDVGNGSSSTLHIRTDTRGPPPTDVEVLILVWIFGYIWAEVKELWNNGFMEYMSDWWNILDFMTNSLYMSVIGLRVTAYCLTQFKAKEYPTDCLREKWSAWDPTLISESMFAVANILSMLRLVYFFTANSHLGPLQISLGRMVEDIIKFMCLIVVALFSFSAGLNQLYLYYKTDGEMDGDGNLCFGIMCENQNNAFTKLFESLQALVWAVFGLVSLEVLRVKPNHYVTEFVGALMLGVYCITTIIVLVNLLIAMMNTSFQHIVEKTDENWKFARSRTWISYFDESGSLPPPFNIIPTPKTFYYILRWFKRQACTLTVKRNTEKDLKRIALKRKENEDNYQKVVRNLVKRYLKFMKRGQQQTGVSEDDLNEIKVDISAFRYEMLEILKSKGFSAPQDITKTSNASRTGHKPVKTLADSPWSSVSMVSSEDTIPDYIFGSGHRPKKAKRSPQHRDSLHKPLKVDPIQDEDYALPDFLKLKNVKNVIGAVNELKKATSMRRRLSEAALKSRIMPVDPIEEEETVESIPQPPTSTVPTIPSAKPQRKNGSNGMSLPVKPPTPPPKPTSLGKRVEPIGISENDEMETELDLTISDDTSAASWKREKTFANRADISLEAENLPEPPSLNPSPEAGGESQSTSGFGSHNNSFQSQDSVEEEEQDNKFMENDLNGDDLNMKQLEMKSRTRPNLP from the exons ATGGAGGCACCGGAATATCCTCCCGAGGTGGACGATGAATACAGAAG gtcGTTATGGACAGACTCTGATTCAGAAGCAGACACAATGCCTGCGTATTACCGAGTGGATTCGAGCAGTGACCGGATTCCTTTGCAGATAGTGCGTAAGGAAACTCCGCTGTCAACTGCCGAGAAACAGTACCTGGTAGCTGTCGAACGTGGGGACTTTGGTAGTGTCCGACATTTTCTTGAGGAGGCTGAGATTTActttaatatcaatattaacTGCGTGGATCCATTAGGACGCACTGCGCTTAtgatttcaatacaaaatgaaaatattgaagTCACGGAATTATTATTACGTCACAATATCCATGTTGGTGACGCATTACTTCACGCTATTGATGAGGAGGTTGTAGAAGCTGTGGaacttattttaaaacaaaaaccacCATCTAAAAAAGACACACGG ATTTGTAGGCTCCAAACCGAAGGATTGGAATCGGATTTTACAGCCGATATCAGTCCCGTTATGTTAGCAGCCCATCGAAATAACTATGGAATCTTAAAATTACTTCTTGAAAGAGGAGCCACAATTCCTAAGCCGCACGATGTAAAATGTGGTTGTGATGACTGTATATCAAGCATTAAACACGACGGTTTGCGCCATTCCCGGTCTCGTTTAAATATCTACCGAGCTTTGGCTAGTCCATCGCTTATAGCACTCTCTAGTGAGGATCCTATACTAACCGCGTTTGAATTGAGCGGCGAATTGAGACGCCTTAGTAAACTGGAAAATGAATTCAAAGAGGATTACGAGGTACTTGtggaacaatgtaaaacatTTGCCACGTTATTATTAGACCAAACTAGGGGGTCTCAGGAACTGGCTGTCATTTTAAATCGAGATGCCGACTCACCAGTGGGAGTAGAACCCTTAAGTCGGTTAAAACTCgcaattaaatacaaacaaaaagcg tTTACGGCTCATCCAAGTTGCCAACAACTGCTTGCCGAGGTGTGGTACCGAGGGTTGCCTGGGTGGAGACGTCAACATTGGGCACTAAAAATAATGATTAGTTGTTTCATCGGACTATCCTATCCAAtgttatgtattatgtatatgttttTTCCGTGTCACAAGATAGGAAAGTTGCTTCGTCTTCCATTCTTGAAGTTCCTCTGTCACAGTTCCGCGTACCTTCTCTTCCTTGTTTTACTCATTCTTGCGTCACTAGACGTTGGTAATGGCTCAAGCAGCACGTTACATATACGCACTGACACCAGAGGGCCTCCTCCAACCGACGTGGAGGTTTTAATTCTAGTGTGGATATTTG GTTACATTTGGGCGGAAGTTAAGGAATTATGGAACAATGGTTTTATGGAATATATGAGTGATTGGTGGAACATACTGGACTTTATGACCAATTCATTGTACATGAGTGTCATAGGATTGCGGGTCACCGCCTATTGTCTG ACGCAATTTAAGGCGAAAGAATATCCAACCGACTGTTTAAGAGAAAAGTGGAGTGCATGGGATCCAACGTTGATATCTGAATCAATGTTTGCAGTAGCGAATATATTAAG TATGCTTCGGTTGGTGTACTTTTTCACCGCTAATTCACACTTGGGACCTTTGCAAATATCACTTGGAAGAATGGTAGAGGATATCATTAAGTTTATGTGTTTGATAGTAGTAGCACTGTTTTCGTTCTCTGCCGGGTTAAATCAGCTTTACTTGTACTATAAAACCGACGGTGAGATGGACGGTGACGGTAATCTTTGCTTTGGAATTATGTGTGAAAATCAGAATAATGCATTTACAAA ACTCTTCGAATCTCTGCAAGCCCTAGTATGGGCTGTGTTTGGTCTTGTAAGTTTGGAAGTACTGCGGGTAAAACCAAATCATTACGTCACAGAGTTTGTGGGAGCGTTGATGTTGGGGGTATACTGCATTACAACAATAATCGTGTTGGTTAACCTTCTCATCGCAATGATGAACACATCATTCCAGCATATCGTG GAGAAAACTGACGAAAACTGGAAATTTGCAAGGTCAAGAACATGGATCAGTTATTTCGACGAGAGTGGAAGCCTGCCCCCACCGTTCAACATTATTCCAACGCCAAAAACTTTTTACTATATACTGCGATGGTTTAAGCGACAAGCATGTACACTTACTGTTAAACGTAACACTGAGAAAGATTTGAAA AGGATTGCATTGAAAAGAAAAGAGAATGAAGATAACTATCAG aaAGTTGTACGAAATCTTGTGAAGCGGTATTTGAAATTCATGAAACGAGGACAGCAACAGACCGGTGTCAGTGAAGATGACTTAAACGAGATTAAAGTGGACATCTCAGCTTTCCGTTACGAAATGCTTGAAATTCTAAAAAGTAAAGGCTTTAGTGCTCCACAAGACATTACCAAGACGTCGAACGCTTCTCGCACTGGACACAAACCCGTCAAAACTCTAGCAGATAGTCCGTGGTCATCGGTATCAATGGTGTCATCAGAGGACACTATACCGGACTATATTTTTGGATCTGGACATCGACCCAAGAAAGCTAAACGCAGCCCGCAACACCGAGATAGTTTACACAAACCGTTGAAAGTAGATCCGATTCAAGACGAAGATTATGCTTTACCAGACTTTTTAAAGCTTAAAAATGTTAAGAATGTTATAGGAGCGGTGAATGAATTAAAGAAAGCTACTTCTATGAGAAGACGATTAAGTGAAGCTGCTTTAAAATCAAGAATTATGCCAGTAGATCCGATAGAAGAGGAGGAAACGGTAGAATCTATACCACAACCACCGACATCGACAGTACCTACGATACCGTCAGCAAAACCACAAAGGAAAAACGGATCCAATGGAATGTCACTTCCTGTTAAACCACCGACTCCTCCTCCGAAGCCTACGTCTTTAGGTAAACGGGTTGAGCCCATTGGAATAAGCGAAAATGACGAGATGGAAACAGAGTTAGACCTAACTATATCGGACGACACATCTGCAGCGTCTTGGAAGAGAGAAAAGACTTTTGCCAACCGAGCTGATATATCCCTTGAAGCGGAAAACCTACCAGAACCACCAAGTCTGAATCCGTCCCCAGAGGCGGGAGGTGAGTCCCAGAGTACGTCTGGATTTGGGTCTCATAACAATAGTTTTCAATCGCAAGATTCCGTCGAGGAAGAGGAACAGGATAACAAGTTTATGGAGAATGATTTGAATGGTGACGATCTAAATATGAAGCAAC
- the LOC140050089 gene encoding short transient receptor potential channel 4-like isoform X2, protein MPAYYRVDSSSDRIPLQIVRKETPLSTAEKQYLVAVERGDFGSVRHFLEEAEIYFNININCVDPLGRTALMISIQNENIEVTELLLRHNIHVGDALLHAIDEEVVEAVELILKQKPPSKKDTRICRLQTEGLESDFTADISPVMLAAHRNNYGILKLLLERGATIPKPHDVKCGCDDCISSIKHDGLRHSRSRLNIYRALASPSLIALSSEDPILTAFELSGELRRLSKLENEFKEDYEVLVEQCKTFATLLLDQTRGSQELAVILNRDADSPVGVEPLSRLKLAIKYKQKAFTAHPSCQQLLAEVWYRGLPGWRRQHWALKIMISCFIGLSYPMLCIMYMFFPCHKIGKLLRLPFLKFLCHSSAYLLFLVLLILASLDVGNGSSSTLHIRTDTRGPPPTDVEVLILVWIFGYIWAEVKELWNNGFMEYMSDWWNILDFMTNSLYMSVIGLRVTAYCLTQFKAKEYPTDCLREKWSAWDPTLISESMFAVANILSMLRLVYFFTANSHLGPLQISLGRMVEDIIKFMCLIVVALFSFSAGLNQLYLYYKTDGEMDGDGNLCFGIMCENQNNAFTKLFESLQALVWAVFGLVSLEVLRVKPNHYVTEFVGALMLGVYCITTIIVLVNLLIAMMNTSFQHIVEKTDENWKFARSRTWISYFDESGSLPPPFNIIPTPKTFYYILRWFKRQACTLTVKRNTEKDLKRIALKRKENEDNYQKVVRNLVKRYLKFMKRGQQQTGVSEDDLNEIKVDISAFRYEMLEILKSKGFSAPQDITKTSNASRTGHKPVKTLADSPWSSVSMVSSEDTIPDYIFGSGHRPKKAKRSPQHRDSLHKPLKVDPIQDEDYALPDFLKLKNVKNVIGAVNELKKATSMRRRLSEAALKSRIMPVDPIEEEETVESIPQPPTSTVPTIPSAKPQRKNGSNGMSLPVKPPTPPPKPTSLGKRVEPIGISENDEMETELDLTISDDTSAASWKREKTFANRADISLEAENLPEPPSLNPSPEAGGESQSTSGFGSHNNSFQSQDSVEEEEQDNKFMENDLNGDDLNMKQRKGAYPLLDIPKDGLGCPKVKWPPKRSSFLWGNTNKAQLADEQVTRYVYNGMTMQNSAL, encoded by the exons ATGCCTGCGTATTACCGAGTGGATTCGAGCAGTGACCGGATTCCTTTGCAGATAGTGCGTAAGGAAACTCCGCTGTCAACTGCCGAGAAACAGTACCTGGTAGCTGTCGAACGTGGGGACTTTGGTAGTGTCCGACATTTTCTTGAGGAGGCTGAGATTTActttaatatcaatattaacTGCGTGGATCCATTAGGACGCACTGCGCTTAtgatttcaatacaaaatgaaaatattgaagTCACGGAATTATTATTACGTCACAATATCCATGTTGGTGACGCATTACTTCACGCTATTGATGAGGAGGTTGTAGAAGCTGTGGaacttattttaaaacaaaaaccacCATCTAAAAAAGACACACGG ATTTGTAGGCTCCAAACCGAAGGATTGGAATCGGATTTTACAGCCGATATCAGTCCCGTTATGTTAGCAGCCCATCGAAATAACTATGGAATCTTAAAATTACTTCTTGAAAGAGGAGCCACAATTCCTAAGCCGCACGATGTAAAATGTGGTTGTGATGACTGTATATCAAGCATTAAACACGACGGTTTGCGCCATTCCCGGTCTCGTTTAAATATCTACCGAGCTTTGGCTAGTCCATCGCTTATAGCACTCTCTAGTGAGGATCCTATACTAACCGCGTTTGAATTGAGCGGCGAATTGAGACGCCTTAGTAAACTGGAAAATGAATTCAAAGAGGATTACGAGGTACTTGtggaacaatgtaaaacatTTGCCACGTTATTATTAGACCAAACTAGGGGGTCTCAGGAACTGGCTGTCATTTTAAATCGAGATGCCGACTCACCAGTGGGAGTAGAACCCTTAAGTCGGTTAAAACTCgcaattaaatacaaacaaaaagcg tTTACGGCTCATCCAAGTTGCCAACAACTGCTTGCCGAGGTGTGGTACCGAGGGTTGCCTGGGTGGAGACGTCAACATTGGGCACTAAAAATAATGATTAGTTGTTTCATCGGACTATCCTATCCAAtgttatgtattatgtatatgttttTTCCGTGTCACAAGATAGGAAAGTTGCTTCGTCTTCCATTCTTGAAGTTCCTCTGTCACAGTTCCGCGTACCTTCTCTTCCTTGTTTTACTCATTCTTGCGTCACTAGACGTTGGTAATGGCTCAAGCAGCACGTTACATATACGCACTGACACCAGAGGGCCTCCTCCAACCGACGTGGAGGTTTTAATTCTAGTGTGGATATTTG GTTACATTTGGGCGGAAGTTAAGGAATTATGGAACAATGGTTTTATGGAATATATGAGTGATTGGTGGAACATACTGGACTTTATGACCAATTCATTGTACATGAGTGTCATAGGATTGCGGGTCACCGCCTATTGTCTG ACGCAATTTAAGGCGAAAGAATATCCAACCGACTGTTTAAGAGAAAAGTGGAGTGCATGGGATCCAACGTTGATATCTGAATCAATGTTTGCAGTAGCGAATATATTAAG TATGCTTCGGTTGGTGTACTTTTTCACCGCTAATTCACACTTGGGACCTTTGCAAATATCACTTGGAAGAATGGTAGAGGATATCATTAAGTTTATGTGTTTGATAGTAGTAGCACTGTTTTCGTTCTCTGCCGGGTTAAATCAGCTTTACTTGTACTATAAAACCGACGGTGAGATGGACGGTGACGGTAATCTTTGCTTTGGAATTATGTGTGAAAATCAGAATAATGCATTTACAAA ACTCTTCGAATCTCTGCAAGCCCTAGTATGGGCTGTGTTTGGTCTTGTAAGTTTGGAAGTACTGCGGGTAAAACCAAATCATTACGTCACAGAGTTTGTGGGAGCGTTGATGTTGGGGGTATACTGCATTACAACAATAATCGTGTTGGTTAACCTTCTCATCGCAATGATGAACACATCATTCCAGCATATCGTG GAGAAAACTGACGAAAACTGGAAATTTGCAAGGTCAAGAACATGGATCAGTTATTTCGACGAGAGTGGAAGCCTGCCCCCACCGTTCAACATTATTCCAACGCCAAAAACTTTTTACTATATACTGCGATGGTTTAAGCGACAAGCATGTACACTTACTGTTAAACGTAACACTGAGAAAGATTTGAAA AGGATTGCATTGAAAAGAAAAGAGAATGAAGATAACTATCAG aaAGTTGTACGAAATCTTGTGAAGCGGTATTTGAAATTCATGAAACGAGGACAGCAACAGACCGGTGTCAGTGAAGATGACTTAAACGAGATTAAAGTGGACATCTCAGCTTTCCGTTACGAAATGCTTGAAATTCTAAAAAGTAAAGGCTTTAGTGCTCCACAAGACATTACCAAGACGTCGAACGCTTCTCGCACTGGACACAAACCCGTCAAAACTCTAGCAGATAGTCCGTGGTCATCGGTATCAATGGTGTCATCAGAGGACACTATACCGGACTATATTTTTGGATCTGGACATCGACCCAAGAAAGCTAAACGCAGCCCGCAACACCGAGATAGTTTACACAAACCGTTGAAAGTAGATCCGATTCAAGACGAAGATTATGCTTTACCAGACTTTTTAAAGCTTAAAAATGTTAAGAATGTTATAGGAGCGGTGAATGAATTAAAGAAAGCTACTTCTATGAGAAGACGATTAAGTGAAGCTGCTTTAAAATCAAGAATTATGCCAGTAGATCCGATAGAAGAGGAGGAAACGGTAGAATCTATACCACAACCACCGACATCGACAGTACCTACGATACCGTCAGCAAAACCACAAAGGAAAAACGGATCCAATGGAATGTCACTTCCTGTTAAACCACCGACTCCTCCTCCGAAGCCTACGTCTTTAGGTAAACGGGTTGAGCCCATTGGAATAAGCGAAAATGACGAGATGGAAACAGAGTTAGACCTAACTATATCGGACGACACATCTGCAGCGTCTTGGAAGAGAGAAAAGACTTTTGCCAACCGAGCTGATATATCCCTTGAAGCGGAAAACCTACCAGAACCACCAAGTCTGAATCCGTCCCCAGAGGCGGGAGGTGAGTCCCAGAGTACGTCTGGATTTGGGTCTCATAACAATAGTTTTCAATCGCAAGATTCCGTCGAGGAAGAGGAACAGGATAACAAGTTTATGGAGAATGATTTGAATGGTGACGATCTAAATATGAAGCAACGTAAGGGTGCATACCCTCTTTTAGATATTCCAAAAGATGGCCTAGGATGCCCCAAAGTTAAATGGCCTCCTAAACGATCGTCTTTTCTATGGGGTAACACAAATAAAGCGCAATTGGCGGACGAGCAGGTTACGCGTTATGTGTATAATGGTATGACCATGCAGAATTCCGCCCTTTGA